AATTGTTTCTAACTTTGCCCTGTAGCAATCATGTCTCGCAACAGTGCTAAGAGCGTTGCCAAAGATGCTACGGAACTGGTTGATCCGAAAGTGTTTATGGAGGCCATGATGAGTGAGATGAGGTTGGAACTGGAGCAGGTTCACGAACGGATAGATCAAGTGGAGAATACACGTGAGAAGCAGCCACAAAATGCCCCTAATGTGCGTAGAAGGGAAAGAGTTCAACCGAGGGGAGTGAGGGTTGAAGATGAAGAGCCTTACGGGGTTGGttttgatgaagaagatgatcgAGATTCTATTTTTAGTAATAGGAGACATGGAGGGCGGTTTAGAGAAGCTAGGAACTGAGAAGATAACAACTTGGGTAGTATTAAGATGAAGATTCTGTCATTTCAAGGTAGATCCGACCCTGAAGCATACCTTGAGTGGGAGAAGAAGATGGAATTCGTATTTGACTGCCACAACTATTCTGAAACAAAGAAGGTAAAATTAGCTGTGATTGAAATTTCTGACTATGCTATTACTTGGTGGGATTTGTTTGTTATAAACAGGAGGCAGAATAGAGAATGACCAATAGAAACATGGGAGGAGATGAAAATAGTGATGAGAAAGCGGTTCGTTCCAAGTTACTACTACCGAGAGTTGAACAAAAAGCTACAAGGTCTTAGGCAGGGAAGCTGGAGCATAGAGGATTactacaaggagatggagattgcTATGATCCAGGCTAATGTAGAGGAAGACCGAGAAGCTACAATGGCTAGGTTTTTATTTGGATTTAACCGGGAAATCCAAGATAAGGTAGACATGCAGCATTATGTGGAGTTGGAAGATATGGTGCACATGGCCATCAAAGTGGAGCAACAACTTAAGAAGGGGGGTGTGTCTCGTGCAGCCCATAACTCCAGTTCTACCTCTTGGAAACCGAGTTATACCAAGCAGATGGACAAGTCACAAACATCCATAGCTGAGCCCAAGTCCGCGAACACCTGCCACATTCCTTAAGGTAATCTACCTCTAGGAATCGTgacattaaatgttttaaatgtcaaggCAGGGGACACATAGCAAGTCAATGTCCAAACAAGCAGGTTATGGTGTTGCAAGACAATGGTGAAATTTTGACCGACAATGAAGATTCCGACGATGACGACATGCCACCATTGGAGGAAGTTTCCGAGGAGGAATATTTAGCCCCTGATGCATTGACATTGGTGGCAAGGAGAGCATTGAGCTTGCAAACAAAAGGAGTTGATGAAGTGCAGTAGGAGAACATCTTTCACACTAGGTGCTACGTCAAAGACAAGGTATATAGTGTGATTATTGACGGTGGTAGTTGTACTAATGTTGCAAGCACAATTATGGTGGGAATATTGGGACTACCCATGTTGAAGCACTCTAGACCGTACAAGTTGCAATGGTTAAATGACAGTGGTGAGATAAGGGTGAACAAGCTGTTAGTCGAATTTCGAATCGGTAAATACGAAGATGAAGTGTTGTGTGATGTAGTACTGATGCAAGCTGGACACTTATTGCTAGGGTGTCCATGGCAGTTTGATAGGCGTGTGAAGCATGATGGCTTAAAGAACAAATACTCTTTTGTACTTAATCAACGATCAATCACTCTTGTAGCATTGAGTCCGCAGCAAGTATATGAGGATCAAGTGAGATTGCAAAAAGAGAGTGAACAAAAGAAAAGGAGTGAAAATCAGAGAGAGGCtgagaaaaatgagagagagaaagaaaatcaaaattcGGCCATTAAGAGAAAATCAGAGAGAAAACAAAAGAATTTCTATGCAAAAGTGAGTGAAATTAAGCGAGCAATGTCTTCAAATCAGCCGATGATTGTACTTTTGTACAAAGAGGCGTGTCTAAATACTAACGAACTTGACCTTGTTTTGCCTAGTTCTATTGTTTCTCTTTTGCAGGAGTATGAGGATGTCTTTCCCGAGGAAACGCTACATGGTTTACCTCTAATCCGAGGGATTgaacatcaaattgattttgttctTGGTGCAACAATTCCAAACCGACCAGCCTATAGGAGCAATCTTGAGGAGACAAAGGAGCTTCAACGGCAGGTAagtgagttgttggaaaaagggcACGTGAGGGAGAGCACGAGTCCATGCGCCGTTCCGGTTTTACTCGCACCTAAGAAGGATGGGACGTGGAGAATGTGCGTTGATTGCCGAGCCATCAACAACATAACGGTAAAGTATCGTCATCCTATTCCTCGCTTagatgatatgttagatgatTTGCATGGTTCTTGTGTATTTTCTAAGATTGATTTAAAGAGTGGTTGTCATCAGATTAGaataaaagaaggagatgaatggaaaactgcctttaaaacaaagtatggtttgtatgaatgattagtcatgccttttggattgactaatgctccgagCACCTTTATGAGACTTATGAATCATGTTTTGCGTGCATTTATTGGCAGATTTGTAgttgtctactttgatgatatactcaTTTATAGAAAAAATGCGGACGATCATGTAGTACATTTGAAATCTGTTTTAGATGTCCTTAGGAAAGAAAAGTTGTTTGTTAATTTGAAGAAGTGTACTTTTTACACCGATAAGCTTGTATTTCTGGGATATGTTGTTAGTACACAAGGTATACAGGTTGATGAAGAGAAGGTACTTGCAATCCAAGAGTGGCTGAGTCCCACAAGTGTAGGTAATGTTCGTAGTTTTCATGGACTTGCTAGTTTCTATCGGCGGTTCGTGAAGGACTTTAGTAGCATAGCCGCACCAATTACCGACGTGATCAAGAAGAACGTTGGATTTAGATGGGGAGAAGAACAACAGAAGACGTTCCAATTACTCAAAGAGAAGCTAACCAACGCCCCCTTATTGTCTTTACCTAATTTTTCGAAAACGTTTGAGATTGAATATGATGCTTCAAGTATTGGCATAGGCGCAATTCTTATGCAGGAAGGACGACCAATTGCTTACTTCAGTGAGAAACTAAGCAGGGCAGCCTTAAACTACCCAACTTATGATAAGGAGTTGTATGCATTGGTTCGGGCTTTAGAGACGTGGCAACACTACCTATGACCTAAGGAATTCTTGATTCACACTAATCATGAGTCCTTGAAACACTTGAAGGGACAACACAAGCTAAACAGAAGGCATGCACATTGGGTGGAGTTCATTGAGACGTTTCCATACGTCATCCGGTATAAACAAGGCAAGGAGAACGTGGTCGCGATGCACTTTCTCGTAGGTATGCATTACTCTCCACACTTGATGCAAAATTGTTTGGTTTTGAGCACATTAAAAACTTAAACGCTGATTACCACGAATTCTGTGAAGCATACCGGGCTTGTGAGAAAACTGCTTGTGGTAAGTTCTTTAGGCTTGATGGATTCCTGTTTCGAGAGAATAAGTTATGCGTACCAAATTGTTCCTTGAGGGAGTTGTTAGTGCAGGAATCTCATGGTGGGGGATTAATGGGACATTTTGGAGTTGCAAAGACTTTAGCTGTTTTGTAGGAATACTTCTATTTGCCTCACATGAAAagagatgttgagagaatttgtgGTAGATGTGTCATATGTAGGCAAGCCAAATCCAGAGTGAGGTCCAACGGTTTGTATACCCCTTTAACAATTCCTAGTGAGCCTTGGATtgatatttccatggactttgtgttaGGATTGACTAGGACTAAACATGGGAGagattcaatttttgtggttgtggatagattttctaagatggcacacTTTATTCCATGTCACAAAATGATGATGCCTCGCATGTTGCTGatttgttctttagagagattGTGAGATTACATGGCATGCCTAGAACAATTGTTTCGGATAGAGATGCTAAGTTCTTGAGCTATTTTTGGAAGACTTTATGGTGTAAGCTAGATATTAAGCTATTGTTTTCAACTACTTGTCATCCACAAACTGATGGTCAAACTGAAGTAATAAACATGACTTTGTCTACTTTATTGAGGGCAATCATTAAAAAGAACATCAAAACATGGGAAGAATGTGTACCACATGTTGGGTTTGCTTATAACAGATCTGTTCATTCTACtactaaattttcaccatttgaaatTGTGTATGAATTTAATCCTTTTAACTCCATTGGATTTATCTCCTTTACCTTTGACTGAGCATGTTAATTTAGATGGCAAAAAGAAAGCTGACTTTGTCAAGCAGATTCATGAGAAAACATGACTCAACATTAAGCGAAAAACGGAGCAGTATGCAAAACAAGCCAACAAAGGGCATCACAAGCTGCTTTTTGAACCCAGAGATTGAATTTGgttgcatatgagaaaagagaaATTTCCGGCGCAAAGACTTTCCAAATTGCTTCCAAGAGGAGATGTACCTTTCCAACTCCTAGAATGCATCAATGACAATGCTTACAAGCTAGATTTACCTGGTGAGTACAATGTAAGTGCCATTTTTAATGTTACTGATTTGAGTCCTTTTGATATAGGTGATGATTTGAGGGAAAATTCTTTTTCAAGAGGAGGGGAAggatgcaaatcatagcacaacttcaaaggaacttgTCTAAGTGCCAATTGGGCCAGTTACAAGAGCACATGCAAGAAAATTTAAAGCTGCACTCAACGGACTAATTCAAGACGCATGGACTCAAGCAAATTCGtggaggcccattgagcatgaTCCACGTGAAcaacaaagattcatcaacatgattgaagctctagaagaatCTGGCCAAGACCAAGCTTAAATTTGCATGTTTAAGTGCtgtaataatggtgtgctattcaaatatgggatttgactctttgacttttgtattatatttaatttgtaatcatgcaagacaacttgtttgcttgcatggtCTTTAGTAATTTGttgagttgttgagcctacctttgacttttgtgttatatttaatttgtaatcttgcaagaagtttTAGT
This Malania oleifera isolate guangnan ecotype guangnan chromosome 11, ASM2987363v1, whole genome shotgun sequence DNA region includes the following protein-coding sequences:
- the LOC131168227 gene encoding uncharacterized protein LOC131168227 isoform X1, translated to MVGILGLPMLKHSRPYKLQWLNDSGEIRVNKLLVEFRIGKYEDEVLCDVVLMQAGHLLLGCPWQFDRRVKHDGLKNKYSFVLNQRSITLVALSPQQVYEDQVRLQKESEQKKRSENQREAEKNEREKENQNSAIKRKSERKQKNFYAKVSEIKRAMSSNQPMIVLLYKEACLNTNELDLVLPSSIVSLLQEYEDVFPEETLHGLPLIRGIEHQIDFVLGATIPNRPAYRSNLEETKELQRQVSELLEKGHVRESTSPCAVPVLLAPKKDGTWRMCVDCRAINNITEGIDSNKTGRSRTRKRKRSRGGRKSEEADH